A DNA window from Chthonomonas sp. contains the following coding sequences:
- a CDS encoding alpha-mannosidase has protein sequence MQKHPSLTIRRLDSFLAHLKPQLIGEKAPVLVEFCPEPHADETTARKQGPWEAVEPGFKWGPAYRVVWFRVQAEVPAAWEGRAMGLIAELGGERTLWAGNSPARGIDEPHAVCRFVAPAQGGEAHDLLIQAYGAGYHVRVHGEVPEEDPLAQQFKEAHLALINTDLEPLYYDFMFTLDLLKALPETDPAQAALVRAMNDVCNLWEFGGDNRITRARKIIKDALGGLPGEVKHTVTAVGHAHLDTAWLWPLAVTHLKMAHTTANQLYNMERYPKFVFAHSQASQYEWLEQEYPELFQRVLAAAERGQWEPVGSMWVEADCNLSGGESLVRQFLYGRRYFKAKFGTTTDDMWLPDVFGYAASLPQILEKFGIKYFLTQKISWNQINKFPHNTFWWQGIDGTKVWSHFPPADTYIGDCTPGQLLQSVKNHKDHSRSDHSLYLFGWGDGGGGPTEQHIELIQRARDCNMLPEIQVGRTALDFYKEAKKNSNDLVTWSGELYLEMHRGTLTTQAKNKRGNREAEFLIRDAELLHSFAGGEYPQAELERIWKLILLNQFHDIIPGSSVPEVYVDSERDYDDIRASSRRLIQAGLLAATAEFATNAMEHPIAIFANAAVRTQASIPWSGDSAPASLACGDERLPVQLVEEFGEQKLIFATPADALEAVTVADLSSAPAPGRPRLKVGNRRLENDEISVKFDQYGNITSIATLEDHPVEFIQSGKLANLFQLHDDRPLFWDAWDIDPFAFENSLDLVRSESFEVIERGPVRVAVQVVKKFGNSTIRQIISLGPTPGIRFDTEVEWHENHKLLKVAFPVNVNSQRATYEIQYGHVERPTHQNTSWDIARFEVCAQKWADLSEGGHGVALLNNGKYGHDIQGNVMRLSLLRSPKAPDKNADMGTHRFSYVLMPHYDQVVHSDVIAASYALNADLRAADLAKGRTGHAPEARRLVTVDTRHVIVEAVKKAEDDDATIVRLYECHNTRGSAELSVHGGVTKAWLTDLNEREIQELEVHDGRVTFDFKPFEIITIKLTR, from the coding sequence GTGCAAAAACACCCGAGTCTGACGATCCGTCGCCTTGACAGCTTTCTGGCGCATTTGAAGCCGCAACTCATCGGCGAGAAGGCCCCGGTGCTGGTGGAGTTTTGCCCCGAGCCGCACGCCGACGAAACCACCGCCCGCAAGCAAGGGCCATGGGAGGCCGTCGAACCGGGCTTCAAGTGGGGACCGGCTTACCGCGTCGTGTGGTTCCGTGTCCAAGCCGAAGTCCCCGCTGCGTGGGAGGGCCGCGCGATGGGCCTCATCGCCGAGTTGGGCGGCGAGCGCACCCTGTGGGCTGGCAACAGTCCGGCGCGCGGCATTGACGAGCCGCACGCCGTCTGCCGATTTGTCGCCCCCGCACAAGGCGGTGAGGCGCATGACCTGCTGATCCAGGCCTACGGCGCGGGCTACCACGTGCGCGTGCATGGCGAAGTGCCCGAAGAAGACCCGCTCGCGCAGCAGTTCAAAGAGGCGCATCTCGCGCTCATCAACACCGATCTGGAGCCGCTGTACTACGACTTCATGTTCACGCTCGACCTCCTGAAGGCGCTGCCCGAAACCGACCCGGCGCAGGCCGCGCTGGTGCGCGCCATGAACGACGTCTGCAACCTGTGGGAGTTTGGCGGCGACAACCGCATCACGCGCGCCCGCAAGATCATCAAGGATGCGCTGGGCGGACTGCCCGGCGAAGTCAAGCACACCGTAACCGCGGTCGGGCACGCCCACCTCGACACGGCGTGGCTTTGGCCGCTGGCGGTGACCCACCTCAAGATGGCGCACACCACCGCGAACCAGCTCTACAACATGGAGCGCTATCCCAAGTTTGTTTTTGCCCACTCGCAGGCGAGCCAGTATGAGTGGCTCGAACAGGAGTACCCCGAGCTCTTTCAGCGCGTGCTCGCGGCGGCCGAACGCGGCCAGTGGGAACCCGTCGGCAGCATGTGGGTGGAAGCCGATTGCAACCTCAGCGGCGGCGAGTCGCTGGTGCGACAGTTCCTCTACGGGCGGCGATACTTCAAAGCCAAGTTCGGCACCACCACCGACGACATGTGGTTGCCCGACGTGTTTGGCTATGCGGCCAGCCTGCCGCAAATCCTCGAGAAGTTCGGCATCAAGTACTTCCTCACGCAGAAAATCAGCTGGAACCAGATCAATAAGTTTCCGCACAACACGTTTTGGTGGCAAGGCATTGATGGCACGAAGGTGTGGAGTCACTTCCCGCCCGCCGACACCTACATCGGCGACTGCACGCCCGGCCAGCTACTGCAATCGGTGAAGAACCACAAAGACCACAGCCGCAGCGACCACTCGCTGTATCTGTTTGGCTGGGGTGATGGTGGCGGCGGGCCGACCGAGCAACACATCGAACTGATCCAGCGCGCCCGCGATTGCAATATGCTGCCCGAGATTCAGGTGGGCCGCACCGCGCTGGACTTCTACAAAGAAGCCAAGAAGAACTCGAACGACTTGGTGACTTGGAGCGGCGAATTGTACTTGGAAATGCACCGGGGCACGCTCACCACCCAGGCCAAAAACAAGCGGGGCAATCGCGAGGCCGAGTTCCTCATTCGCGACGCCGAGCTCCTCCACAGTTTTGCCGGCGGCGAGTATCCGCAAGCCGAATTGGAGCGCATTTGGAAGCTCATCCTGCTCAACCAGTTCCACGACATCATCCCGGGTTCATCGGTGCCGGAAGTGTATGTGGACAGCGAGCGCGACTATGACGACATCCGCGCGAGCAGTCGGCGGCTGATTCAGGCGGGCCTGTTGGCGGCGACCGCCGAGTTTGCGACCAACGCCATGGAGCACCCGATCGCAATTTTTGCCAACGCCGCGGTGCGCACGCAGGCGAGCATTCCGTGGTCGGGCGACTCCGCCCCGGCGAGCCTTGCCTGTGGCGACGAACGGTTGCCCGTGCAACTAGTCGAAGAATTCGGCGAGCAAAAGCTGATCTTTGCGACTCCGGCCGACGCCCTGGAAGCGGTGACCGTGGCCGACCTCAGCAGTGCGCCCGCGCCGGGTCGTCCCCGCCTGAAGGTCGGCAACCGCCGATTGGAAAACGACGAAATCTCGGTGAAGTTTGACCAGTACGGGAACATCACGAGCATCGCCACGCTCGAGGATCATCCGGTCGAATTCATCCAGAGCGGCAAGCTGGCAAACCTGTTCCAACTGCACGATGACCGCCCGCTCTTCTGGGATGCGTGGGATATTGACCCCTTCGCCTTTGAAAACAGCCTCGACCTCGTGCGCTCGGAGAGCTTTGAGGTGATCGAGCGGGGGCCTGTGCGGGTGGCCGTGCAAGTGGTCAAGAAGTTTGGCAACAGCACCATTCGTCAGATTATCAGCCTTGGCCCAACGCCGGGCATCCGGTTCGACACCGAAGTCGAGTGGCACGAAAACCACAAGCTGCTCAAGGTCGCTTTCCCAGTGAACGTGAACAGTCAGCGCGCCACTTACGAGATCCAGTATGGGCACGTCGAGCGCCCGACTCACCAAAACACCAGCTGGGATATCGCCCGGTTTGAGGTGTGCGCGCAAAAGTGGGCCGACCTCAGCGAAGGCGGGCACGGCGTGGCCCTGCTCAACAACGGCAAGTACGGCCACGACATTCAGGGCAACGTGATGCGGCTTTCGCTGCTGCGCTCGCCCAAGGCGCCGGACAAAAATGCCGACATGGGCACGCACCGCTTTAGCTACGTGCTGATGCCGCACTACGACCAAGTGGTGCACAGCGACGTGATCGCCGCGAGTTATGCGCTCAACGCCGACCTCCGGGCGGCCGACCTGGCCAAGGGTCGCACCGGGCACGCGCCCGAGGCCCGTCGGTTGGTGACCGTTGACACTCGCCATGTCATCGTCGAGGCGGTGAAAAAGGCGGAGGATGACGACGCCACGATCGTGCGGCTCTACGAATGCCACAACACGCGCGGCTCGGCCGAGCTCAGCGTACACGGCGGCGTGACCAAGGCCTGGTTGACGGACTTAAACGAACGTGAAATCCAAGAGTTGGAGGTCCACGATGGCCGCGTCACCTTCGACTTCAAGCCGTTCGAAATCATCACCATAAAATTGACTCGATAA
- a CDS encoding DNA-processing protein DprA, whose protein sequence is MDADLAAVEAALAWLYLPGMAAHRAPAPRHRWLAVVSSLRAHLPPSVWPQALRHDNLWEEALLLDSLPPVPAAPPFGGAWALTGASPVFPARWLQYLAHRCPPAFWAQGPALAAAAQCVSVVGSRQLGPADIDLATSVGWALARAGYVVASGGALGADTAAVLGVGAQRGSTAQAIEVLPHGLALGVTTWSGSVPRPGVLRLSASAPTARFTAPSAIERNTLLYTLGLATVVVRCQHDTGGTWSGATSALRRRLGPVFVFHDDANFARCGADMRAAAAALVARGATPVRDIDTLLAGLSALAAQPYHGLGPQRQASLFA, encoded by the coding sequence ATGGACGCTGACCTAGCCGCCGTCGAGGCCGCCTTAGCCTGGTTGTATCTGCCCGGCATGGCCGCGCATCGCGCGCCGGCGCCGCGTCATCGTTGGCTGGCGGTTGTGTCATCGTTGCGGGCGCACTTGCCGCCGTCGGTGTGGCCGCAGGCGTTGCGCCACGACAACCTCTGGGAGGAGGCTCTTTTGCTCGACTCCCTGCCGCCCGTGCCCGCCGCGCCGCCGTTTGGCGGGGCGTGGGCCCTCACCGGGGCTTCGCCGGTGTTTCCCGCCCGCTGGCTCCAGTATCTTGCGCATCGGTGTCCGCCCGCGTTTTGGGCGCAGGGCCCTGCCCTGGCCGCGGCGGCTCAGTGTGTGTCGGTGGTGGGTTCGCGTCAGTTGGGCCCGGCCGACATCGACCTCGCCACTTCGGTGGGCTGGGCTTTGGCCCGCGCGGGCTACGTGGTGGCCTCGGGCGGGGCGTTGGGCGCCGACACCGCCGCCGTGTTGGGCGTCGGCGCCCAGCGCGGCTCCACGGCCCAGGCCATCGAGGTTCTGCCCCATGGTTTGGCCCTCGGCGTCACCACTTGGTCGGGTTCGGTGCCGCGGCCCGGCGTGTTGCGGTTGTCGGCCAGTGCCCCCACCGCGCGCTTTACGGCCCCCAGCGCAATCGAGCGCAACACCCTGCTATACACCCTTGGCTTGGCTACGGTGGTGGTGCGGTGTCAGCACGACACCGGCGGCACCTGGAGCGGGGCCACTAGCGCCCTTCGCCGGCGGTTGGGGCCTGTGTTTGTGTTTCACGACGACGCCAACTTTGCCCGTTGCGGGGCCGACATGCGGGCCGCGGCGGCGGCGTTGGTCGCTCGCGGGGCCACCCCGGTGCGCGACATCGACACCCTGTTGGCGGGGTTATCCGCTTTGGCCGCGCAGCCCTATCATGGGTTGGGGCCGCAGCGTCAGGCGTCGCTGTTTGCTTAG
- the lepA gene encoding elongation factor 4, with protein MDQSRIRNFCIIAHIDHGKSTLADRLIERCGAIRGQAQEQMLDSMELERERGITIKMAAVRLLYTAKDGIEYELNLIDTPGHVDFTYEVSRALAACEGALLVVDASQGVEAQTIANANMAMNQNLEIVPVINKIDLPHADVERAREEIEMAVAVDATDAIPCSAKAGIGIDEILEAVVERVPPPRGNPKAPLRALIYDSHFDPYQGAIAYVRVVDGAIEKGEKIAMMASGVNFDVDSTGHFGPGLTVNDGLNCGEVGFITAAIKTIGDAQVGDTITHRENRATEALAGYRKALSMVFCGLFPADGDQYVGLRDAIEKLQLNDASLQFEPESSDALGFGFRCGFLGLLHMDIARERLEREFNLDLILTAPSVDYQVTTKKGEISHISNPSEFPDPNEIMQIEEPVVNATIMVPNEWVGAVMTLCQERRGTYKKTEYPTPQRAILHYTLPLGEILLDFFDKLKSNTKGYASFDYDLAGYEAGDLVKLDILLNGDKVDALSFIVHRTFAYSRGRAMAEQLRKVIPRQQFEVRIQAAIGAKVIAAESVKPFRKDVLAKCYGGDVTRKRKLLEKQKEGKKRMKQMGSIELPQEAFLSVLKVAE; from the coding sequence ATGGACCAATCGCGGATCCGCAATTTCTGCATCATCGCTCACATCGATCACGGCAAGTCAACCCTCGCTGACCGCTTGATCGAGCGTTGTGGCGCGATTCGTGGTCAGGCCCAAGAGCAGATGCTCGACAGCATGGAGCTCGAACGCGAGCGCGGGATCACTATCAAAATGGCCGCCGTGCGGTTGCTCTACACGGCCAAAGACGGCATCGAATACGAGCTGAACCTGATTGACACGCCCGGCCACGTGGACTTCACGTACGAAGTCAGCCGCGCCCTCGCCGCTTGCGAAGGCGCGCTTTTGGTGGTGGACGCCAGCCAAGGCGTGGAGGCCCAAACCATTGCCAACGCCAACATGGCGATGAACCAAAACCTTGAGATCGTGCCGGTGATCAACAAGATTGACCTGCCGCACGCCGACGTCGAGCGCGCCAGGGAAGAAATTGAGATGGCCGTGGCGGTGGACGCCACCGACGCCATTCCCTGCTCGGCCAAGGCGGGCATCGGAATTGACGAGATTTTGGAAGCGGTGGTCGAGCGCGTGCCGCCACCCCGCGGCAACCCCAAGGCCCCGCTGCGCGCCCTGATTTACGACTCGCACTTTGACCCCTACCAAGGCGCCATTGCCTATGTGCGCGTGGTGGACGGCGCCATCGAAAAGGGCGAGAAAATCGCGATGATGGCCTCGGGAGTCAATTTTGATGTCGATTCCACGGGTCACTTCGGGCCGGGTCTCACCGTGAACGATGGCCTGAATTGCGGCGAGGTCGGCTTCATCACCGCCGCGATTAAGACCATCGGCGACGCGCAAGTCGGCGACACGATTACCCACCGCGAAAACCGCGCGACCGAGGCCCTCGCCGGATATCGCAAAGCGCTGAGCATGGTGTTCTGCGGCCTATTTCCGGCCGACGGTGACCAGTACGTCGGTCTGCGCGACGCGATCGAGAAGTTGCAACTGAACGACGCCAGCCTGCAATTCGAGCCCGAATCGAGCGATGCGCTCGGCTTTGGATTCCGCTGCGGGTTCCTCGGCTTGCTCCACATGGACATTGCCCGCGAGCGTCTGGAGCGCGAATTCAATCTCGATCTCATCTTGACCGCGCCGAGCGTGGACTATCAGGTGACGACCAAAAAGGGCGAGATCTCGCACATCAGCAACCCGAGCGAGTTTCCCGACCCGAACGAGATCATGCAGATTGAGGAGCCGGTGGTCAACGCGACCATCATGGTGCCCAACGAGTGGGTCGGCGCGGTCATGACTCTCTGCCAGGAGCGCCGCGGCACCTACAAAAAGACCGAGTATCCGACGCCGCAGCGCGCGATTTTGCACTACACTTTGCCGCTCGGCGAAATCTTGCTCGACTTCTTCGACAAGCTGAAATCCAACACCAAGGGCTACGCGTCGTTCGATTACGATCTTGCCGGCTACGAAGCCGGGGACCTGGTGAAGCTCGATATTCTGCTTAACGGCGACAAAGTTGACGCGCTGAGCTTTATCGTCCACCGCACGTTTGCCTATTCGCGGGGCCGGGCGATGGCCGAGCAACTCCGCAAAGTCATTCCGCGCCAACAATTCGAAGTGCGCATCCAGGCCGCCATCGGCGCCAAGGTCATCGCCGCGGAGAGCGTCAAGCCGTTCCGCAAGGACGTGTTGGCCAAGTGCTACGGCGGCGACGTGACCCGCAAACGAAAGCTGCTGGAAAAGCAAAAGGAAGGGAAGAAGCGGATGAAGCAGATGGGCAGCATCGAGCTTCCGCAAGAAGCGTTCCTGAGCGTGCTGAAGGTCGCTGAGTAA
- a CDS encoding LD-carboxypeptidase: protein MNKPRALRPGDTIAVISPSSPIDQERLERGLDVVRSWGYHTKLFPHVLDEAGFLAGSDADRAHDLTAAFEDPDCAAVLCARGGYGAARLLPYLDFPRLAATGKMFMGFSDITTLHLALNQCGLVTFHTPMALTLAYDRVPWVYESMRAMLTGEANPPAAATLGECITPGLVEGDTTGGCVILLTDSIGTEYPLDAKGKILFLEDVGEMPHRVDAMFTQLLNIGALQSAAGIVVGEMTGTDEKEDPTMGGKPWRDIVVERLQTAGVPAIINYPFGHMKTMLSVPMGIRARLDADAGTVTYLESPVSS, encoded by the coding sequence ATGAACAAACCCCGCGCGCTCCGACCGGGCGATACGATCGCGGTGATCTCGCCGAGCTCGCCGATTGATCAGGAGCGGCTGGAGCGAGGGCTGGATGTGGTGCGGAGTTGGGGTTACCACACCAAGCTGTTTCCCCATGTGCTGGACGAAGCCGGATTTCTGGCCGGGAGCGACGCCGACCGCGCGCACGACCTGACCGCCGCTTTTGAGGACCCCGACTGCGCGGCCGTCCTATGCGCCCGCGGCGGATATGGGGCGGCTCGGTTATTGCCCTATCTTGATTTTCCGCGCTTGGCCGCCACCGGCAAAATGTTCATGGGGTTCAGCGACATCACGACCCTGCACTTGGCGCTCAACCAGTGTGGCCTGGTGACATTCCACACGCCGATGGCGCTCACGCTAGCCTACGACCGCGTGCCGTGGGTCTATGAATCCATGCGCGCCATGCTGACCGGTGAAGCCAACCCTCCCGCCGCGGCGACGCTTGGCGAGTGCATCACTCCCGGTCTGGTCGAAGGCGATACGACCGGCGGCTGCGTGATCTTGCTGACCGATTCGATCGGGACTGAATATCCGCTAGATGCCAAGGGCAAGATCCTTTTCCTGGAAGACGTCGGCGAAATGCCGCACCGCGTGGACGCGATGTTCACCCAGCTGCTGAACATCGGCGCGCTGCAAAGCGCAGCCGGAATCGTCGTCGGCGAAATGACCGGCACCGACGAAAAAGAAGACCCGACGATGGGCGGCAAGCCGTGGCGCGACATCGTCGTCGAACGCTTGCAAACCGCCGGAGTTCCGGCCATCATCAACTATCCGTTTGGACACATGAAGACCATGCTGAGCGTCCCGATGGGCATTCGTGCTCGGCTCGACGCCGACGCCGGCACCGTGACTTACTTGGAATCCCCCGTTTCCTCATGA
- a CDS encoding phosphodiester glycosidase family protein translates to MKKSLLLVVSLAASVAFGQSWEKPFVPGVTYRMEIDNVTPRVTHILRINLDAPDIRVRAEVAGGRVFSPLEQKGRETLSSMLARTGAAAALNADFFPWAGDPLGAMVNDSLLYSTPDPRRAVIGWGSGGVRVGKLRWNGALESPELGSLPLNGVNEEAPENGVVAFTDGAYQAVAKGPSRYLVCEPLAATAFTPDLSAEFAVRSVVTDQEALGVERGSLVIAARGTAAEKLKSLGVGSSLKLNWRTQGFDWKKISHVIGGGNMLVRGGKVAIDAKDAGFGADFSEKRHPRSAVGITASGDLIWLATDGRQKVSDGATLSELAQLMLAQGCTDAINLDGGGSTALALRGLVANRPSDGKERPVANALLLFGPKVTPDPEAATWRVLAPLDMKFEEAVNLSIVDKTGLMIPPREILWTASGAGWIDQSGTLRGLSGGVASVRAYVRGTVFSVEINVAGPPAPAPQIPPAAKPPKQ, encoded by the coding sequence ATGAAAAAATCTCTCCTCCTTGTCGTTTCACTCGCCGCGAGTGTTGCCTTTGGCCAAAGCTGGGAAAAGCCCTTTGTGCCGGGCGTTACCTATCGCATGGAGATTGACAATGTCACGCCCCGTGTGACCCACATTTTGCGGATCAATCTCGATGCGCCGGACATTCGCGTGCGGGCCGAGGTCGCCGGCGGGCGGGTGTTTTCGCCGCTGGAGCAAAAGGGTCGCGAGACGCTGAGCAGCATGCTGGCGCGCACCGGCGCGGCCGCCGCGCTCAATGCCGATTTCTTCCCCTGGGCGGGCGACCCGCTGGGCGCGATGGTGAACGACAGCCTGCTTTACAGCACGCCCGACCCGCGGCGAGCGGTGATCGGCTGGGGTTCAGGCGGCGTGCGCGTGGGCAAATTGCGTTGGAACGGCGCGCTGGAATCGCCCGAACTCGGCTCGCTCCCGCTCAACGGAGTGAACGAGGAAGCCCCCGAAAACGGTGTTGTGGCGTTCACCGACGGCGCGTATCAGGCGGTTGCCAAGGGTCCGAGCCGCTACTTGGTTTGCGAGCCGCTCGCGGCAACCGCGTTTACTCCCGACCTCAGCGCCGAGTTTGCGGTGCGATCGGTGGTGACCGATCAAGAGGCGCTCGGCGTGGAGCGGGGAAGCCTTGTCATTGCCGCGCGTGGCACGGCGGCGGAAAAGCTGAAGAGCCTCGGCGTCGGCTCGTCCCTCAAGCTGAACTGGCGCACGCAAGGCTTTGACTGGAAGAAGATTAGCCACGTGATCGGCGGCGGCAACATGCTGGTGCGAGGCGGCAAGGTCGCGATCGACGCGAAGGACGCCGGGTTTGGCGCGGACTTCAGCGAGAAACGGCACCCCCGCTCGGCGGTGGGAATCACGGCCAGCGGCGACCTGATTTGGCTCGCCACCGACGGGCGCCAAAAGGTGAGCGACGGCGCGACCTTGTCCGAGCTCGCCCAACTGATGCTCGCGCAAGGCTGCACCGACGCGATCAATTTGGATGGTGGCGGCAGCACCGCGCTGGCGCTGCGCGGTCTGGTCGCGAACCGTCCGAGCGATGGCAAGGAGCGCCCCGTGGCCAACGCGCTGCTGCTCTTTGGGCCGAAGGTGACGCCCGATCCGGAGGCCGCGACTTGGCGCGTGCTGGCTCCGCTCGACATGAAATTTGAAGAGGCAGTGAACCTCAGCATCGTGGACAAGACGGGGCTGATGATTCCGCCGCGCGAGATCCTCTGGACCGCCAGTGGCGCGGGTTGGATCGATCAGAGCGGGACTTTGCGCGGCCTGAGCGGTGGCGTCGCTTCGGTGCGCGCGTATGTGCGCGGCACGGTGTTCTCGGTGGAGATCAATGTCGCCGGCCCTCCGGCGCCCGCGCCGCAGATTCCTCCGGCAGCGAAGCCCCCCAAGCAGTAG
- a CDS encoding KH domain-containing protein, with amino-acid sequence MEVLEFSAKSLDEARNTAATKFGVDASDVTVEVLEETKGLFGKVTLKVKASVGSGAPAKAEKKPAAAAKAPRAKKAEATPVEEPVVEEAAPAAEKPARKPARGKAATAKEAPAAEEKSGSDDEEERAEYTATDEDGEKLLGALKGILDAGDVKAVVEVTSIKGRYVNLKIDGKDAGHLVGKHGEVLNSLQYLLNVIGSKTLGLHARATLDGNDYRKRREDALTKHATDIAQQVIENQMEAVLDALPAFERRVVHKALSELEGISTYSEGEEPNRRVVISPL; translated from the coding sequence ATGGAAGTTCTCGAATTCTCCGCAAAGTCTCTTGACGAAGCTCGCAATACCGCCGCCACCAAGTTTGGCGTGGATGCCAGCGACGTCACCGTCGAAGTGCTCGAAGAGACCAAAGGTCTGTTCGGCAAAGTCACGCTCAAGGTGAAGGCCAGCGTCGGCAGTGGCGCTCCCGCCAAGGCCGAAAAGAAGCCGGCCGCCGCCGCCAAGGCACCCCGCGCCAAGAAGGCCGAAGCCACTCCGGTGGAAGAACCGGTGGTAGAAGAAGCTGCTCCGGCCGCCGAAAAGCCGGCCCGCAAGCCCGCTCGAGGCAAGGCCGCCACGGCCAAGGAAGCTCCCGCCGCCGAAGAAAAATCGGGTTCCGATGACGAAGAAGAGCGCGCCGAATACACCGCCACCGACGAGGATGGCGAAAAGCTGCTGGGCGCTCTTAAGGGCATTCTGGATGCCGGCGATGTGAAGGCCGTGGTCGAAGTGACCTCGATCAAGGGTCGCTATGTGAACCTGAAGATTGACGGCAAGGACGCGGGTCACCTGGTGGGCAAGCACGGCGAAGTGCTGAACAGCCTGCAGTACCTGCTCAATGTCATCGGCTCGAAGACGCTCGGTCTGCACGCCCGCGCCACGCTCGATGGCAACGACTATCGCAAGCGCCGCGAAGACGCCCTGACCAAGCACGCGACGGACATCGCGCAGCAGGTCATCGAGAACCAGATGGAAGCCGTGTTGGACGCGCTGCCCGCGTTTGAGCGCCGCGTGGTGCACAAGGCCCTCAGCGAACTCGAAGGCATTTCGACGTATAGCGAAGGCGAAGAGCCCAACCGCCGCGTCGTGATCTCGCCGCTGTAA
- a CDS encoding membrane protein insertase YidC → MTFVLLAMFIFLGMQLFQGARSGGNDYRDPSEILASLRTANKELNGDKTRTDNQLFQQRIETFATEQKWTAEQTAEAKAESEVLDLHTRLAAGLKINNLGKIQEVWQSIEPKERKAQKDAMWTKEFKVAPAAGLPDETMSMKELWDTSTVELNKRYKTEPVFGFIPGWQLMDGLVALTGRIPAFSYAFSALLLAIIVRAAIFVPVTKQLRWSKQMQQLQPLVKEIQEEFQKKDPVGWRSNPELQKRSMALYQEYGINPVAGCLPMLIQIPFFWAIYQCMLHYRFEFAKGTFLWISEAGHSLNAWFAPNLGKTDYLLVLIYGVSMLVSQMMQPAPDPNNARQHRMMGIFVSLMVSVMMFFFPLPSAFVLYWIFLNIFATAHVLWINKQPVKPLQKVNAPGGGVFPTELNGGGFFKSTGRPATQKPKKK, encoded by the coding sequence ATGACCTTCGTGTTGTTGGCGATGTTCATCTTCCTTGGCATGCAGTTGTTCCAGGGCGCGCGCTCCGGCGGCAACGATTATCGCGACCCGAGCGAAATCTTGGCCTCGCTGCGCACCGCGAACAAAGAGCTCAACGGCGACAAGACGCGCACCGACAACCAGCTCTTCCAGCAGCGCATCGAAACGTTCGCCACGGAACAGAAGTGGACCGCCGAGCAAACCGCCGAAGCTAAGGCCGAAAGCGAAGTCCTCGACCTCCACACACGGCTTGCGGCGGGACTGAAGATCAACAATCTCGGCAAGATTCAGGAAGTGTGGCAATCCATTGAGCCCAAGGAGCGCAAAGCCCAAAAGGATGCGATGTGGACCAAGGAGTTCAAGGTCGCGCCCGCCGCCGGTCTTCCCGACGAGACCATGTCCATGAAGGAACTATGGGACACCTCGACGGTTGAGCTGAACAAGCGCTACAAGACGGAGCCGGTGTTTGGCTTCATTCCGGGTTGGCAACTCATGGACGGACTGGTCGCCTTGACCGGTCGCATCCCCGCCTTTTCGTATGCGTTCAGCGCATTGCTTTTGGCGATCATCGTCCGCGCCGCGATCTTTGTGCCGGTGACCAAGCAGCTCCGCTGGAGCAAGCAGATGCAGCAACTGCAGCCGCTGGTCAAGGAGATTCAAGAGGAATTCCAAAAGAAGGATCCGGTCGGATGGCGCAGCAATCCCGAACTGCAAAAGCGCTCCATGGCGCTTTATCAGGAGTACGGCATCAACCCGGTCGCGGGCTGTCTGCCCATGCTCATTCAGATTCCCTTCTTCTGGGCGATCTACCAGTGCATGTTGCACTACCGATTTGAGTTTGCCAAGGGCACGTTCCTTTGGATTAGCGAGGCAGGTCACAGCCTGAACGCATGGTTTGCCCCCAACCTTGGCAAAACCGACTATCTCCTCGTTTTGATTTACGGCGTTTCGATGCTCGTCTCGCAGATGATGCAACCAGCGCCGGACCCCAACAATGCGCGTCAACACCGCATGATGGGTATTTTCGTCTCGCTCATGGTCTCGGTCATGATGTTCTTCTTCCCGCTTCCCAGTGCGTTTGTGCTGTACTGGATCTTCCTGAACATCTTTGCCACGGCTCATGTGCTTTGGATCAACAAGCAGCCCGTTAAACCCTTGCAAAAGGTTAATGCTCCGGGCGGCGGCGTGTTCCCGACCGAGTTGAATGGGGGTGGTTTCTTTAAGAGCACAGGCCGTCCCGCGACTCAAAAACCGAAGAAAAAGTAA
- the yidD gene encoding membrane protein insertion efficiency factor YidD has product MQKLALARTPRRDFRSIREGLRRFGIAIGTGLVTVYQKSTKWKPATCRYTPSCSQYTLEAIQKYGLLKGSWMGLKRIGRCHPGRPGGHDPVP; this is encoded by the coding sequence ATGCAAAAACTTGCCCTGGCCCGAACTCCTCGCCGAGATTTCCGATCTATTCGCGAAGGTCTCCGGCGCTTCGGCATTGCCATCGGAACCGGGCTCGTAACCGTGTACCAAAAATCCACCAAGTGGAAGCCGGCCACGTGCCGGTACACGCCCAGTTGCTCGCAATACACCCTCGAAGCGATCCAAAAATACGGTCTGCTCAAGGGCTCGTGGATGGGCCTCAAGCGCATTGGCCGCTGCCATCCCGGTCGCCCCGGCGGACATGACCCCGTTCCTTAA
- the rpmH gene encoding 50S ribosomal protein L34 — protein sequence MKRTYQPNNRHAHTTHGFRVRMRSRNGRNVLKRRRTRGRHKITVI from the coding sequence ATGAAGCGCACGTACCAGCCGAATAATCGCCACGCGCATACCACGCACGGATTCCGTGTCCGCATGCGTTCCCGCAACGGTCGCAACGTTTTGAAGCGACGACGCACCCGTGGCCGACACAAGATCACCGTTATCTAA